One genomic window of Ruminococcus gauvreauii includes the following:
- a CDS encoding UDP-N-acetylglucosamine 1-carboxyvinyltransferase, which produces MEQYIIRGGNPLVGEVEIGGAKNAALAILAAAIMTDETVRIDNLPDVRDINVLLEAIERIGATVERVDRHTVTINGATIGDISVDYEYIKKIRASYYLLGALLGKYKKAEVPLPGGCNIGSRPIDQHLKGFRALGASVDILHGAIVARANELTGNHIFLDMVSVGATINIMMAASMAKGRTIIENAAREPHVVDVANFLNSMGANIKGAGTDVIRIKGVDKLHASDYSIVPDMIEAGTYMMAAAATKGDILLKNVIPKHLEATTAKLEEIGCEVEEFDDTIRVIASRRLRRTHVKTLPYPGFPTDMQPQMAVVLALAEGTSIVTESIFENRFKYADELARMGADVKVEGNTAIIDGVDRLTGARVSAPDLRAGAALVIAGLAADGITTVDDIMYIQRGYEDFEGKLRGLGADIDRVFSEKEIQKFKLRIG; this is translated from the coding sequence ATGGAACAATATATAATAAGAGGTGGTAATCCGCTGGTTGGAGAAGTAGAGATCGGCGGAGCAAAAAATGCAGCGCTTGCTATTCTGGCTGCAGCAATTATGACGGATGAAACAGTGCGTATCGATAATCTTCCGGACGTCAGAGATATTAATGTTCTGCTGGAAGCAATTGAAAGAATCGGGGCAACAGTTGAACGTGTTGACCGCCATACGGTGACCATCAACGGAGCGACAATTGGCGATATCAGTGTTGATTACGAATATATTAAGAAGATTCGTGCGTCCTACTACTTGTTAGGCGCATTACTTGGAAAATACAAAAAAGCGGAAGTACCGCTTCCCGGCGGCTGTAACATCGGAAGCCGTCCGATCGACCAGCATCTGAAAGGATTTCGTGCGCTCGGCGCGTCCGTTGATATCCTGCACGGTGCGATTGTGGCGAGAGCCAATGAGTTAACCGGAAATCATATCTTCCTGGATATGGTATCGGTGGGTGCGACGATCAATATCATGATGGCCGCGTCCATGGCAAAAGGAAGAACCATTATTGAAAATGCGGCGAGAGAGCCTCATGTCGTCGACGTTGCCAATTTCCTGAACAGTATGGGAGCGAATATTAAGGGTGCGGGTACGGATGTCATTCGTATCAAAGGCGTGGACAAACTGCACGCAAGCGATTATTCCATTGTGCCCGATATGATCGAAGCGGGTACTTATATGATGGCAGCGGCGGCTACCAAGGGGGATATCCTGCTGAAAAATGTGATTCCGAAACATCTCGAGGCGACGACAGCGAAGCTGGAGGAGATCGGATGTGAAGTGGAAGAATTTGACGATACCATTCGTGTGATCGCATCCCGGCGACTCAGGAGAACACATGTGAAGACGCTTCCGTATCCCGGATTCCCGACGGATATGCAACCGCAGATGGCTGTTGTACTTGCACTCGCTGAGGGGACAAGTATCGTGACAGAGAGCATTTTTGAGAACCGCTTTAAATATGCTGACGAGCTCGCACGTATGGGCGCCGATGTCAAAGTGGAAGGTAATACTGCGATTATAGACGGTGTGGACCGCCTTACGGGTGCCAGAGTAAGTGCGCCGGACCTCCGTGCAGGTGCGGCACTTGTAATAGCCGGACTGGCAGCTGACGGGATCACAACGGTAGATGATATCATGTATATTCAGCGCGGATATGAGGACTTTGAAGGAAAGCTCAGGGGTCTTGGCGCGGATATCGACCGTGTATTCAGCGAAAAAGAAATTCAGAAATTTAAACTTCGGATTGGATAA
- a CDS encoding AraC family transcriptional regulator, translated as MGWVEDISKAVSYIEENMTGELAIDKIAEQTLLSPFYFQKGFAILCGFTVGEYIRRRRLTLAGSELVSTNTKIIDIALKYGYDSPDSFTKAFTRFHGVTPTAVRKDGAMIKLFAPLKIKFSLEGGYIMDYKIVKKASFTILGVSKTFRYDGAASEIPKFWTAHYQTGKGSHVCGMYGVSIDESMSGNEFEYLIADNYNPAAEIPDGFVTKVIPEYTWAIFPCRGAMPDSLQNVNKKIFSEWLPNCKDYEIAAGYSFEMYSHPDDYTNGVQDENYYSEIWIPVKKK; from the coding sequence ATGGGATGGGTTGAAGATATCAGCAAAGCGGTCAGCTACATTGAAGAAAATATGACCGGTGAACTTGCCATTGACAAGATTGCAGAACAGACATTGTTATCACCGTTTTATTTTCAAAAAGGGTTTGCCATACTCTGCGGTTTTACGGTCGGAGAATATATCAGGCGGCGCAGGCTTACGCTTGCCGGCAGCGAGCTTGTTTCCACAAACACAAAAATCATAGACATCGCGCTGAAATATGGTTATGATTCACCGGACAGCTTCACAAAAGCTTTCACCCGTTTCCACGGCGTTACCCCAACTGCTGTAAGAAAAGACGGGGCGATGATCAAACTGTTTGCCCCGCTGAAAATCAAATTTTCATTGGAAGGCGGTTATATTATGGATTACAAAATTGTTAAAAAGGCTTCATTTACCATTTTAGGAGTATCGAAAACATTCAGGTACGACGGTGCCGCATCGGAGATTCCGAAATTTTGGACCGCTCATTATCAGACCGGGAAAGGCAGCCATGTCTGCGGCATGTATGGTGTGAGTATTGACGAGAGTATGAGCGGAAATGAATTTGAATACCTGATCGCGGATAACTATAACCCCGCTGCCGAGATTCCGGATGGGTTTGTGACGAAGGTCATACCGGAATACACCTGGGCAATTTTCCCCTGCAGAGGGGCAATGCCGGATTCCCTGCAGAATGTAAACAAGAAAATTTTCTCAGAATGGCTGCCAAACTGCAAAGACTATGAAATCGCAGCCGGATATAGCTTTGAGATGTACAGCCATCCAGACGATTATACAAATGGCGTACAGGATGAAAACTATTACAGCGAGATATGGATTCCGGTGAAAAAGAAATAA
- a CDS encoding shikimate kinase — MKKEKSNLVLIGMPGVGKSTIGVILAKEIGYQFLDADLLIQQQENRLLKEIIAEEGADGFISIENRVNASIDANRTVIATGGSVVYGKEAMEHLREIGTMIYLRLSYASLKRRLHNLRGRGVVQKEGQTLRDIYEERTVLYEQYADLIVDEENKGIEETLRAILVRLTL; from the coding sequence ATGAAAAAAGAAAAGAGCAATCTTGTATTAATCGGAATGCCGGGTGTTGGAAAAAGCACGATAGGCGTGATTCTGGCAAAGGAAATCGGATATCAGTTTCTGGATGCGGATCTTTTGATCCAGCAGCAGGAAAACCGTCTGCTGAAGGAGATCATCGCAGAAGAAGGGGCAGACGGGTTTATTTCGATTGAAAACAGAGTCAATGCGTCCATTGATGCGAATCGTACCGTAATCGCTACAGGAGGGAGTGTAGTATACGGAAAAGAGGCGATGGAACACCTCCGGGAAATTGGAACGATGATTTATTTACGGCTTTCCTATGCATCTTTGAAGAGGCGTCTGCATAACCTAAGAGGTAGAGGGGTAGTGCAGAAAGAAGGACAAACTCTTCGGGATATTTATGAGGAGCGCACAGTGTTGTATGAGCAATATGCTGATTTGATTGTTGATGAGGAAAATAAAGGGATTGAAGAGACGCTGCGGGCGATTCTCGTCAGATTAACTTTATAA
- a CDS encoding VanZ family protein, which yields MLSYLLMELLCTTPVIFLTGIICYVAMRIFKYNAKGIHIAAVTLFSASLILIFDITGLPSFYDMRWGDAGINLIPFVDFPQEIFQYGMNVILFFPVGFFLPLLWKKFESFLRVFLTGLGMSLVIELLQLFTFRAVDIDDLLMNTLGAAAGYLIWRLLQKVFPAFLTRFRSNGRRLWENLGWLICIAGCLMMNFFVIPLQYAFVYHLLRG from the coding sequence ATGCTTTCGTATCTGCTGATGGAATTATTATGCACAACACCCGTTATCTTTTTAACGGGCATTATATGTTACGTCGCCATGCGTATTTTTAAATACAACGCAAAAGGTATTCATATTGCTGCCGTCACTTTATTTTCTGCCAGCCTGATTCTTATTTTCGACATTACAGGACTTCCCAGCTTCTATGATATGCGGTGGGGCGATGCCGGAATCAACCTGATTCCATTTGTTGATTTTCCACAGGAAATTTTCCAGTATGGCATGAATGTGATCCTTTTTTTTCCTGTCGGTTTCTTTTTGCCGCTGTTATGGAAAAAGTTCGAATCTTTTCTGCGTGTGTTTCTTACAGGATTAGGCATGTCACTGGTCATTGAACTGCTTCAGCTTTTCACATTCCGCGCTGTCGATATCGATGATCTCCTGATGAATACGCTCGGCGCAGCGGCCGGATATTTGATCTGGCGGCTGCTGCAGAAGGTCTTTCCAGCTTTTTTAACCCGCTTTCGCAGCAATGGCAGACGCCTCTGGGAAAATCTGGGGTGGCTGATATGTATCGCGGGATGTCTTATGATGAACTTCTTTGTGATACCTCTTCAGTATGCGTTTGTGTATCATTTGCTGCGGGGATGA
- a CDS encoding CPBP family intramembrane glutamic endopeptidase — translation MQEDFKIQDSAGELRRDRKYFSRIGMMFFLGTMLIIVVQGAAIFLVSWLKPEWLEDSTISLLVTSLPLYLLAMPLMILLITRVKPRKVISQKRMSAGQMAVAFLMSYAILYVSNLLGNFITILIGLIKGSGVGNVLADAVFGTNPWVIFFLMVLCAPVFEEFIFRKLLIDRAAVYGEGVAVVLSGVMFGLFHGNLNQFAYAFLLGIFFGFIYVKTGKIRYTVILHMVINFMGSVVSTWVMNAMNAEKTIEALQLFQSNPEEGMAALQSVLPGLLLVGIYVLLIFGVVIAGIVLLIVKRRKFRLMPGEVVIPKGKRFQTVMVNLGMGLFSVFWIVQMVWQLLQPA, via the coding sequence ATGCAGGAGGATTTCAAAATACAGGACTCAGCCGGTGAATTACGGAGGGACCGGAAATATTTTTCCAGGATCGGAATGATGTTTTTTTTGGGAACCATGCTGATTATAGTGGTACAGGGAGCTGCCATTTTTCTGGTCAGCTGGTTGAAACCGGAATGGCTGGAGGACAGTACGATATCGCTGCTGGTGACTTCACTTCCACTGTATCTGCTGGCAATGCCTCTGATGATTTTGCTTATCACCCGTGTAAAGCCCCGAAAAGTGATCAGTCAAAAAAGAATGTCTGCCGGACAGATGGCTGTGGCATTTCTTATGTCCTACGCAATTTTATATGTGAGTAATCTGCTCGGAAATTTTATTACGATTTTGATCGGACTTATAAAGGGATCCGGGGTGGGAAATGTTCTGGCGGATGCAGTTTTTGGAACCAACCCCTGGGTGATTTTCTTTCTTATGGTGCTGTGTGCTCCCGTCTTTGAAGAATTTATTTTCCGGAAGCTTTTGATCGACCGGGCGGCGGTGTACGGGGAAGGTGTGGCAGTCGTGCTCTCCGGAGTGATGTTTGGATTATTCCACGGCAATCTGAATCAGTTTGCCTATGCGTTTCTGCTCGGTATTTTCTTTGGTTTTATCTATGTAAAGACCGGGAAGATACGGTATACAGTGATACTGCATATGGTGATTAATTTTATGGGAAGCGTGGTTTCTACCTGGGTGATGAATGCCATGAATGCTGAAAAGACAATAGAGGCGCTGCAACTGTTTCAGAGCAATCCGGAGGAGGGAATGGCTGCACTGCAGTCTGTGCTGCCAGGCCTGCTTTTAGTAGGAATATATGTGCTTCTGATATTTGGCGTTGTGATAGCTGGAATTGTACTGCTGATTGTAAAACGCAGGAAGTTTAGGCTTATGCCGGGAGAGGTGGTGATTCCGAAGGGGAAACGGTTTCAGACGGTCATGGTGAATCTGGGAATGGGGCTGTTTAGTGTTTTCTGGATAGTGCAGATGGTTTGGCAGCTTTTGCAGCCGGCATGA
- a CDS encoding glycosyltransferase family 2 protein → MDKLSIIIPCFNEEEVLPAYYDTMEEVMRQMSSCRFELLFIDDGSNDRTLSILKELNHKDERCKYFSFSRNFGKEAAIYAGLSNAAGEYVAVMDADLQDPPALLPKMYQILKTEDYDSVATKRSDRDGEPPVRSFLSREFYHFINRISKTEIVSGARDYRLMKYSMAKAVLSMSEYNRFSKGIFEWVGFRTKWLEYPNIERAAGETKWSLKKLFLYSLEGITGFSVAPLALASIAGVAFCFLAFLMIVVIIIKTLLFGDPVSGWPSLACLIFFVSGIQLFCTGIVGQYLSKTYLETKNRPIFILKESSEKADGCKKTGGNPYEAA, encoded by the coding sequence ATGGATAAGCTATCAATTATCATACCATGTTTTAACGAAGAGGAAGTACTTCCCGCATACTATGACACAATGGAGGAAGTAATGAGGCAGATGTCCTCCTGCCGCTTTGAGCTGCTGTTTATCGATGACGGTTCCAACGACCGCACACTGTCCATTTTAAAAGAATTAAACCACAAAGACGAGCGCTGCAAATATTTTTCATTTTCCAGAAATTTCGGGAAAGAGGCAGCTATCTATGCCGGGCTTTCCAATGCTGCCGGAGAGTATGTGGCAGTTATGGATGCTGATCTTCAGGATCCCCCTGCTCTGCTGCCCAAAATGTACCAGATTCTGAAGACAGAAGATTACGACAGCGTTGCCACGAAACGCTCTGACCGCGACGGAGAACCCCCAGTCCGTTCCTTTTTATCCAGAGAATTCTACCATTTTATCAATCGCATTTCCAAAACAGAAATCGTAAGCGGTGCCAGAGATTACCGTCTGATGAAATACAGCATGGCGAAAGCAGTTCTCTCCATGAGTGAATATAACCGTTTTTCCAAAGGAATTTTTGAGTGGGTAGGCTTTCGCACGAAATGGCTGGAATACCCGAATATCGAACGGGCTGCAGGCGAGACCAAGTGGTCCTTGAAAAAGCTGTTTTTGTATTCTCTCGAGGGAATCACCGGCTTTTCGGTGGCTCCTCTGGCGCTCGCATCCATTGCCGGTGTCGCATTTTGCTTTCTTGCATTCCTGATGATTGTTGTTATCATTATTAAAACTCTGTTATTTGGAGATCCGGTCAGTGGATGGCCGTCACTTGCCTGTCTGATATTTTTTGTCAGCGGCATCCAGCTGTTCTGTACAGGAATTGTGGGGCAATATCTCTCCAAAACATATCTGGAGACAAAAAACAGGCCAATTTTCATCTTGAAAGAATCCAGTGAAAAAGCAGACGGATGCAAAAAAACCGGAGGGAATCCTTATGAAGCAGCATAA
- a CDS encoding YfhO family protein, translated as MKQHNYAAGRGRHIICCTLLTAVLILGCACVLKNGVFGSKVDWISQHSVLPDYFRQLFYETGNLFPNFAPDIGGGQNIYNFSYYGLFSPLILLSYALPFVKMADYIMAVSIIGLAASVYLFYAWLIKRGFSVWTAFSCALLFLLAAPMIYHSYNQWMFVSYMPFLCMSFLGMDRLVEHRRSGLLIAGVFLMIMTSFYFSIGGMGALFLYGLHRCFQEHNGKITVFLWTRSILRLLCPMIAAVCMSGFLLIPSAAAIFGSSRSSAHGISASQVLVPELKVMRLLYSPYGLGLTSLVIAVLITGLFWKKASERILIWGLVFLFTIPAAGYLLNGGLYEKDKVFIPFLPLLCYVTAYYIKKIQQIKGENSVRTKTLYLLPYVAVILLLFMCRHQDQYRNYWRFILIDAAVIFAVFCLYLFLKKLTAPLPVLLSCGFLFSYCMIYHSAADMAVPRDFFQELTSSGISDLVSSIDDKLSGFRLEQIGTHAENSANFNRIHAGGQKISSMYSSACNPYYRTFREQTFELEQPYRNCLMQGVSTNPLFRRLMGVKYIISKDTQFGYQKLYTQDGLTLWENKDVAPLAYVTDRLVSEQEYESLDFPYSQLIFSQAGVVPQSSISTSTASARSAMKVNDVTFTIHQAGSALDIQAVENGYEIHAAKKSRIDISLPEGTQPQDLLFIQFQIENLNPTKDISIKIGTVSNKLTGVNHDYYNGNTTFTYVLGIEEGKTSLPVTFKKGDCRITDIHAYAADGSILSSNNLYSQPFRLDKDLTAGDVMAGTISADQDGWFISSVPYDSHFKITVDGQPIKPQIVNTAFLGFPLAQGEHQIEIRYRAPGTYAGWLCTLAGILLCILCVRQRRAVLHS; from the coding sequence ATGAAGCAGCATAATTACGCCGCAGGCAGGGGCAGGCATATCATTTGCTGCACTCTGCTGACGGCCGTTTTGATACTCGGCTGCGCATGTGTCCTGAAAAACGGTGTCTTTGGCTCCAAAGTTGACTGGATCAGCCAGCACAGTGTGCTTCCGGATTATTTCCGGCAGCTGTTTTACGAGACAGGCAATCTTTTTCCTAATTTCGCCCCGGATATAGGCGGTGGACAGAACATTTACAATTTCTCTTATTATGGTCTGTTCAGCCCGCTGATTCTGCTCTCATATGCCCTGCCGTTCGTGAAAATGGCAGATTACATTATGGCAGTCAGCATAATCGGGCTTGCGGCCTCTGTATATCTGTTTTATGCCTGGCTTATAAAACGGGGGTTCTCGGTCTGGACCGCCTTTAGCTGCGCCCTGCTGTTTTTGCTGGCGGCGCCTATGATTTACCACTCCTACAATCAATGGATGTTCGTAAGCTACATGCCATTTCTGTGCATGAGCTTTCTTGGAATGGACCGGCTGGTTGAACATCGCCGGTCCGGCTTACTGATCGCCGGGGTGTTTCTCATGATTATGACAAGCTTTTATTTTTCCATCGGCGGCATGGGAGCTCTGTTTTTATATGGTCTGCACCGTTGCTTTCAGGAACACAATGGCAAAATCACCGTTTTTCTGTGGACCCGGAGTATTCTCAGGCTTTTATGCCCCATGATCGCCGCCGTCTGTATGTCCGGTTTTTTATTAATTCCCTCTGCAGCCGCGATATTTGGCAGCAGCAGGTCTTCGGCTCATGGAATCTCTGCCTCACAGGTGCTGGTACCTGAGCTGAAAGTTATGCGTCTGCTTTACAGTCCGTATGGACTGGGACTTACTTCTCTTGTGATTGCCGTACTGATCACGGGCTTATTCTGGAAAAAGGCAAGCGAACGCATTCTGATCTGGGGTCTGGTCTTTCTTTTTACAATCCCGGCGGCCGGTTATCTCTTAAACGGGGGCCTGTACGAAAAGGATAAGGTATTCATTCCTTTTCTCCCTCTGCTGTGCTATGTGACCGCATACTATATAAAAAAAATACAGCAGATAAAAGGCGAAAACTCCGTCCGAACAAAAACACTTTATCTGCTGCCATATGTGGCTGTCATTCTTTTATTATTTATGTGCAGACACCAGGATCAATACCGGAATTACTGGAGATTCATCCTGATCGACGCAGCGGTAATATTTGCCGTATTCTGCCTGTATCTGTTCCTGAAAAAACTGACAGCCCCCCTTCCGGTACTTCTGTCATGCGGATTCCTGTTCAGTTACTGTATGATCTATCACAGTGCCGCAGATATGGCTGTTCCGCGCGACTTTTTTCAGGAACTTACCAGTTCCGGGATTTCGGATCTTGTCTCTTCTATCGATGACAAACTGTCTGGTTTCCGCCTCGAACAGATCGGAACACACGCAGAAAACTCTGCCAACTTTAACAGAATCCACGCAGGCGGACAAAAAATCTCTTCAATGTATTCATCCGCCTGCAATCCGTATTACCGGACATTTCGTGAGCAGACCTTTGAACTGGAACAGCCGTACCGCAACTGTCTCATGCAGGGTGTCTCCACGAATCCTCTGTTTCGCCGGCTGATGGGTGTAAAATATATCATCAGCAAAGACACGCAGTTCGGTTATCAAAAACTTTACACGCAAGACGGCCTCACACTTTGGGAAAACAAAGACGTGGCTCCTCTCGCTTATGTCACGGACCGCCTGGTCTCCGAGCAGGAATACGAATCTCTTGATTTTCCTTACAGTCAGCTTATATTTTCACAGGCCGGGGTTGTCCCGCAATCCAGTATTTCAACATCCACAGCATCTGCACGGTCAGCCATGAAGGTAAACGACGTAACATTTACCATTCATCAGGCGGGATCGGCGTTGGATATTCAGGCTGTCGAAAACGGATATGAAATTCACGCCGCAAAGAAATCCAGAATTGATATTTCTCTCCCGGAAGGAACCCAGCCGCAGGATCTGTTATTTATTCAGTTTCAGATAGAAAACCTGAACCCGACAAAGGATATCTCGATCAAAATCGGCACCGTCAGCAACAAACTTACAGGTGTAAATCACGATTATTACAACGGAAACACTACGTTTACCTATGTACTGGGAATTGAAGAAGGAAAAACCTCCCTTCCTGTCACGTTCAAAAAGGGAGATTGCAGAATTACCGATATTCATGCCTACGCGGCAGATGGCAGTATCCTGAGCAGCAACAATTTGTACAGTCAGCCGTTTCGTCTTGATAAAGATCTGACTGCAGGGGATGTGATGGCCGGAACCATCAGCGCAGATCAGGACGGCTGGTTTATCAGTTCTGTCCCGTATGACAGCCACTTTAAAATAACGGTTGACGGACAGCCTATTAAGCCGCAGATCGTCAACACTGCCTTCCTGGGATTTCCGCTAGCTCAGGGCGAACATCAAATAGAGATCCGCTACCGGGCGCCCGGTACATATGCGGGCTGGCTTTGCACCCTTGCAGGGATTCTGCTTTGCATCCTCTGTGTGCGCCAGCGCCGGGCAGTATTACATTCCTAA
- the metK gene encoding methionine adenosyltransferase has translation MEKLLFTSESVTEGHPDKMCDQISDAILDELLKQDPMSRVACETCTTTGMVMVMGEITTSAYVDIQKIVRDTVREIGYTRGKFGFDADTCGVITAIDEQSTDIAMGVDKALEAKENTMSDAEIEAIGAGDQGMMFGYATNETEEYMPYPIALAHKLALQLTKVRKDGTLSYLRPDGKTQVSVEYDETGKPVRLDAVVCSTQHDPDVSQEQIHEDIKKYVFNPIIPADMVDEDTKYFINPTGRFVIGGPHGDSGLTGRKIIVDTYGGYARHGGGAFSGKDCTKVDRSAAYAARYVAKNMVAAGLADKCEIQLSYAIGVAHPTSVMVDTDGTGKLSDSKLVEIIRENFDLRPAGIIKMLDLRRPIYKQTAAYGHFGRNDLDLPWERLDKVDDLKKYL, from the coding sequence ATGGAAAAATTGTTATTTACATCCGAGTCTGTGACAGAAGGACATCCGGATAAAATGTGTGACCAGATATCAGATGCTATCCTGGATGAGCTGTTAAAACAGGATCCCATGAGCCGTGTGGCATGTGAGACATGTACGACTACAGGTATGGTTATGGTTATGGGCGAGATTACGACATCCGCGTACGTTGATATTCAGAAAATTGTACGTGACACGGTGAGAGAGATTGGGTACACAAGAGGAAAATTTGGTTTTGATGCCGATACCTGTGGTGTGATCACTGCGATTGACGAGCAGTCTACGGATATTGCCATGGGGGTTGATAAAGCGCTCGAAGCAAAAGAAAATACGATGTCTGATGCTGAGATTGAGGCAATCGGAGCAGGAGACCAGGGAATGATGTTTGGTTATGCGACGAATGAGACGGAAGAGTACATGCCGTATCCCATCGCACTTGCCCATAAACTGGCGCTGCAGCTAACCAAAGTGCGCAAAGACGGCACTCTTTCTTATCTGAGACCAGACGGAAAGACACAGGTCAGCGTAGAGTATGATGAAACCGGGAAGCCGGTGCGTCTGGATGCAGTTGTGTGCTCCACGCAGCATGATCCGGATGTGAGTCAGGAGCAGATTCATGAAGATATTAAAAAGTATGTGTTCAATCCCATTATCCCGGCCGATATGGTAGATGAAGATACAAAGTATTTTATCAACCCGACTGGAAGATTTGTAATCGGCGGTCCGCACGGGGACAGCGGACTGACCGGACGTAAGATCATTGTCGATACCTACGGCGGATATGCGCGCCACGGCGGCGGTGCGTTTTCCGGAAAGGACTGTACAAAGGTAGACCGTTCCGCAGCGTACGCAGCGAGATATGTTGCCAAAAACATGGTAGCTGCCGGGCTGGCAGATAAATGTGAGATACAGCTCTCCTATGCCATCGGTGTAGCTCATCCCACATCTGTCATGGTGGATACAGACGGGACAGGTAAACTCTCCGACAGTAAACTCGTGGAGATCATCCGTGAGAACTTCGATCTGAGACCTGCCGGCATCATTAAAATGCTGGATCTGCGCCGTCCAATCTATAAACAGACCGCCGCATACGGACATTTCGGACGCAACGACCTTGACCTTCCGTGGGAAAGACTGGATAAAGTAGACGATCTGAAGAAATATCTTTAA